Proteins from a genomic interval of Vanessa atalanta chromosome 28, ilVanAtal1.2, whole genome shotgun sequence:
- the LOC125074893 gene encoding leucine-rich repeat serine/threonine-protein kinase 1 yields the protein MDLSPDEEHFQGRLLHQAALWDNLELLEELLAGGAEVNARDAHMRSALHAAALAERSRCLPALCAAGADVDARSDHETGGMTALHTAAERGHVENVKALLSAGADLSAVTASGDTALALAERGRHRHAALALREAKDALERERVSQHAQLRELVVHGDATALQTRLTELGSAAGIVANLTPGGANTLLYVASELGATAAAAALVEAGADGRAHPVTRYGPLYIACYHGHLDIAQLLLHHFPEAIQQETVEKWLPLHAACIGGHPSLVTLLLEYPYPEHLLNTYTDASGKWQYRFAFDVNARDASGQTALYVACTLGNAAVVDALLAHTVPVHQPQTTSAEPVPIPVPVPVQAPAVQSPQRAGISLGIHAIVSKLTGAANKASAAPGGGAGAGAGPDAQRVRAVRVEAARGADSCVACAARLNHARVLRRLLAAGARPDAAAAPPPPESEGREARRRSRSASVTRSRASPSPSPSPARSAYSDDRDGPWTALAVAARAKHVQVVEMLLAAGATDPGGRALRECARHGLSELLAALLATKAYPDPDYKLDKSRVSQSVLSARDADPALSYSARCPTTPVMVNWRELRCQLARLRMSWLASAALRVNPRLGAAGSAALAVTRLELANNELRLLPRELFSLLSLRYLNVAQNKLERLPTAEDPFEDEVEGRRRGKKQPKRSSDVYTAPVLQELYLQDNRLEELPPELFSLPSLTSLDVSNNKLRALPPQMWQAPALRDLNAALNHLKDLPTGDEGVPEAQQQASPSESSSPSASPSVHSAPFAFDQSNSSSRSPSLDVSESSPDEDDIPVLGNRAGNAVWSEARRAHAWRGARAASPARSAEPPSEGSCLTSLNLAHNQFSCVPASLACRAPALTRLNMAYNNLRSMSYVTSYPTSLRQLDLSHNEITCWPSLPQVESFGSGGADPLRCYCARRAARARPRSSGSVRAQLLSAACAARRHLRLEGLRTLILANNMLTRIQLTTDDDGLVPAAEPSSDENDDEWSSRGSLKARLLFPLLSMLDVSSNLLRAVPPALHLLTNLAVLNLSGNKDITDLPPQMGLLTRLWNLNTVGCSLQEPLRSVVRGGRCRSVDVVGYLRSVLQEAKPYARMKLMVVGVQGIGKTSLLECLRQESAIHHRRKPTEHWAKRMGNKSSRRGMSTVGVDIGAWVYESQRSQRGPLTFRTWDFGGQQEYYATHQYFLSKRSLYLVVWKVTDGRKGLASALQWLRSIQARAPGSPVIMVGTHYDQVNNSKMSESESPMALQRLIRGAVMAAPDADKLGLPRVLDSVEVSCSTRHNIKLLADIIYSVAFSVKPPGSKEPLLEQRVPATYLALEECVHALAADLKEPVLRHEQYKRLVTQYMQQKNLRMFRDAAELHQATMFLHENGVLLHYDDATLKELYFVRPQWLCDVLAHVVTVREVNPFASNGIMRVEDLCHVFKASPALGAGEEARSLGASLLNKFELALCWDARSLLVPPLLPEREPRCPQLALKSRAWPGTPRRAAPPAALSAPRGTDSPLLIQDGGGVAVSARAGGRGVRRLLLLSYVPRGFWARLCARVLADPALAQHAPALYCAPREMDIDESVAKALDFNWSWKLWKTGLKLVCGELVLLALRELPPRYDPLLGAVGDEDEPDELYHSIRFRVRAEGTWSELDVQSSACVELLLPAQVCVVRRDDGLPLAGCQSLSLEPNPEVLTKVLALVSDHVDLLLEDWYPSLGTRFVHTSEGRCLITRVAPCPACLTDAQNEAHDSHHAHQHEHDKHFAQVFKRLELGSVEPRRLRLSEESRASDGDSGVGAESNTSSRMGSSEGVCSSPALVATCWTLEECVLAACTSAPLRCPHHPDVQLADVAPDTLLLDVEEEKRARWEHITRTAVAGRGAFGTVLTGTWRRPGAKPCPVAVKALQPVAPPSAHDLAAMQAYKAAVSRWERDAQGGACRAYCGLRQELGILSRLRHPHVLPLLAACAAPLALLLAEAPRGSLEGALRRYRGCGARVGVRAAGALALQVARALEYLHAQRVLYRDLKSENVLVWSLPSPQEAEEAEFGPDPIDVHVKLGDYGISRLAPPSGTKGFGGTEGFMAPEIMRYNGEEEYTEKVDCFSYGMLLYEIFTLRQPFEGHEAVKEAVLEGARPPLSPRDLEYPCSMLETMRRCWSGAPELRPSAAALTAVCAAPEWRALQDAAAARPARAAAAAALRLPGAPAAAAADVWYAGAEPERAHSLTATAAAFAHHHTLRVPPDNAEPVLVTAMCRVGADMWLGDSVGRIFVYTISTCALSWSVRLQDVVGGAPSAVADLQLLAPLPKVAVALACGRLFLVTSERPEEEGSFVLTELGAATELSCLAAVPAEDGVEVWAGGPELHAYAVRAEGVSAAEQLRAPARLALLCAAPLARTVLAAARADVFVYAWCARTRSPTARLDCSKLVPCSESLQSIAIDEHLGAERCMVTALAALGEQALVGTAWGCVVVAHAASLRPLTVFRPYEEEVRAIVPLPPCGDRRQTQLVTFGAGYRPLLQRYAPAQSNNTTTYSGFYCLLWNAQHWLPD from the exons ATGCATTGGAAAGGGAGCGCGTGTCGCAGCACGCTCAGCTGCGTGAGCTGGTGGTGCATGGGGATGCGACGGCGCTCCAGACCAGACTGACGGAACTTGGATCAGCCGCGGGCATTGTGGCCAACCTCACTCCCGGGGGCGCGAATACGCTCTTATATGT CGCTTCCGAGCTGGGAGCGACCGCGGCCGCTGCGGCGCTGGTGGAGGCCGGCGCCGACGGCCGCGCGCACCCCGTCACACGCTACGGACCTCTCTACATCGCCTGTTACCATGGACATCTGGACATCGCGCAGCTGTTGCTCCATCACTTCCCAGAAGCGATACAG CAAGAGACCGTGGAGAAGTGGCTGCCGCTCCACGCAGCCTGTATCGGCGGTCACCCCTCGCTCGTCACGCTGCTGCTGGAGTATCCCTATCCCGAGCACTTGCTCAACACATATAC AGACGCGAGCGGCAAGTGGCAGTACCGGTTCGCGTTCGACGTGAACGCGCGCGACGCGAGCGGCCAGACGGCGCTGTACGTGGCGTGCACGCTCGGCAACGCCGCCGTCGTCGACGCGCTGCTGGCGCACACCGTGCCCGTGCACCAG CCTCAAACGACGAGCGCAGAACCGGTCCCGATCCCGGTCCCGGTCCCGGTGCAGGCGCCGGCGGTGCAGAGTCCGCAACGAGCGGGCATCTCGCTCGGGATACACGCCATCGTCAGCAAGCTCACCGGCGCCGCGAACAAGGCGAGCGCGGCGCCGGGagggggcgcgggcgcgggggcGGGGCCGGACGCGCAGCGCGTGCGCGCCGTGCGCGTGGAGGCGGCGCGCGGCGCCGACAGCTGCGTGGCGTGCGCGGCGCGCCTCAACCACGCGCGCGTGCTGCGCCGCCTGCTGGCCGCCGGCGCGCGCCCCgacgccgccgccgcgccgccgccgccg GAGTCGGAGGGTCGCGAGGCGCGGCGGCGCTCGCGCAGCGCGTCCGTCACGCGCTCGCGCGCCTCCCCCTCGCCCTCGCCCTCCCCCGCCCGCTCCGCCTACAGCGACGACC GAGACGGCCCGTGGACCGCCCTGGCGGTAGCGGCGCGAGCGAAGCACGTGCAGGTGGTGGAGATGCTGCTGGCGGCCGGCGCCACCGACCCCGGCGGCAGGGCGCTGCGCGAGTGCGCCCGCCACGGCCTGTCGGAGCTGCTGGCCGCGCTGCTCGCCACCAAG GCCTACCCCGACCCCGACTACAAGCTGGACAAGTCGCGCGTGTCGCAGAGCGTGCTGAGCGCGCGGGACGCGGACCCCGCGCTGTCGTACAGCGCGCGCTGCCCCACCACGCCCGTCATGGTCAACTGGCGGGAGCTGCGCTGCCAGCTGGCGCGCCTGCG CATGAGCTGGCTGGCGAGCGCCGCGCTGCGCGTCAACCCGCGCCTGGGCGCCGCCGGCAGCGCCGCGCTGGCCGTCACCCGCCTCGAGCTGGCCAACAACGAGCTGCGCCTGCTGCCCCGCGAGCTGTTCTCGCTGCTCAGTCTGAG ATATCTCAACGTGGCGCAGAACAAGCTGGAACGTCTGCCGACGGCGGAGGACCCGTTCGAGGACGAGGTGGAGGGCCGGCGGCGCGGGAAGAAGCAGCCGAAGCGCAGCAGCGACGTGTACACCGCGCCCGTGCTGCAGGAGCTGTACTTGCAG GACAATCGTCTGGAAGAACTTCCGCCGGAACTCTTTTCCCTCCCCTCGCTAACAAGCCTGGACGTTTCCAACAACAAGCTACGCGCGTTACCACCACAGATGTGGCAAGCCCCAGCGCTGAGAGACCTCAATGCCGCCCTCAACCACCTCAAAGACCTGCCCACAGGAGATGAG GGCGTACCGGAGGCGCAGCAGCAAGCCTCCCCCTCGGAGTCCTCGTCGCCCAGCGCCTCCCCCTCCGTCCACTCCGCACCGTTCGCTTTCGACCAATCA AATTCATCTTCCCGAAGTCCATCTCTGGACGTGAGCGAGTCCTCTCCCGACGAAGACGACATCCCCGTGCTCGGTAACCGCGCCGGAAATGCCGT ATGGTCGGAGGCGCGGCGCGCGCACGCGTGGCGCGGGGCTCGGGCGGCGTCCCCCGCCCGCAGTGCGGAGCCCCCCTCCGAGGGCAGCTGCCTCACGTCCCTCAACTTGGCTCACAACCAGTTCTCGTGTGTGCCGGCCTCCCTCGCATGTCGAGCGCCGGCGCTGACGAGGCTCAACATGGCCTACAATAATCTCAG ATCCATGTCGTACGTGACGTCGTACCCGACCAGCCTGCGCCAGCTGGACCTGAGCCACAACGAGATCACGTGCTGGCCGAGCCTGCCTCAGGTGGAGAGCTTCGGCTCGGGCGGCGCGGACCCGCTGCGCTGCTActgcgcgcgccgcgccgcccgcgcgcgcCCGCGCTCGTCGGGCTCCGTGCGCGCGCAGCTGCTCAGCGCCGCCtgcgccgcgcgccgccaccTGCGCCTCGAGGGGCTGCGCACGCTG ATTTTAGCCAACAACATGCTAACACGTATCCAGCTGACGACGGACGACGACGGACTCGTGCCGGCGGCGGAACCCAGCAGTGACGAAAACGACGACGAATGG AGCAGTCGCGGCTCCCTGAAGGCGCGGCTGCTGTTCCCGCTGCTGTCGATGCTGGACGTGTCGAGCAACCTGCTGCGCGCCGTGCCGCCCGCGCTGCACCTGCTGACCAACCTCGCCGTGCTCAACCTCAGCGGGAATAAAG ACATCACCGACTTGCCGCCCCAGATGGGCCTGCTGACCCGCCTTTGGAACCTGAACACGGTGGGCTGCTCGCTGCAGGAGCCGCTGCGCTCCGTCGTGCGCGGCGGACGGTGTCGCAGTGTGGACGTGGTGGGCTACCTGCGCTCCGTGCTGCAGGAGGCCAAGCCCTACGCGCGCATGAAGCTTATGGTGGTCGGAGTGCAG GGGATCGGCAAAACTAGTCTGCTGGAGTGCTTGAGGCAGGAGTCCGCCATTCATCACCGGAGAAAACCGACGGAA CACTGGGCGAAGCGCATGGGCAACAAGTCATCCCGTCGCGGCATGTCGACCGTGGGCGTGGACATCGGCGCGTGGGTGTACGAATCGCAGCGCTCGCAGCGCGGCCCGCTCACCTTCCGCACCTGGGACTTCGGGGGGCAGCAGGA GTATTACGCAACCCACCAGTACTTCCTATCGAAGCGCTCCCTCTACCTGGTCGTATGGAAGGTCACCGACGGGAGGAAAGGACTCGCAAGCGCCTTGCAATGGCTGAG GTCGATCCAGGCGCGCGCGCCGGGCTCGCCCGTCATCATGGTGGGCACGCACTACGACCAGGTCAACAAT AGCAAGATGAGCGAGAGCGAGAGTCCGATGGCGCTGCAGCGCCTCATCCGCGGGGCGGTCATGGCGGCGCCCGACGCCGACAAGCTGGGCCTGCCGCGCGTGCTCGACTCCGTCGAG GTGTCGTGCAGCACGCGCCACAATATCAAACTCCTCGCTGACATCATCTACTCCGTGGCCTTCAGCGTCAAACCTCCCG GCAGCAAGGAGCCGCTGCTGGAGCAGCGCGTGCCGGCCACGTACCTCGCGCTGGAGGAGTGCGTGCACGCGCTGGCTGCCGACCTCAAGGAGCCCGTGCTGCGCCACGAGCAGTACAAGCGCCTG GTGACTCAGTACATGCAGCAGAAGAACCTCCGAATGTTCCGCGACGCGGCCGAGCTGCACCAGGCGACCATGTTCCTCCATGAAAACG GCGTGCTGCTGCACTACGACGACGCCACGCTCAAGGAGCTGTACTTCGTGCGGCCGCAGTGGCTGTGCGACGTGCTGGCGCACGTGGTGACCGTGCGGGAGGTCAACCCCTTCGCCAGCAACGGCATCATGCGCGTCGAGGACCTGTGCCACGTGTTCAAGGCGTCGCCGGCGCTGGGGGCGGGCGAGGAGGCGCGCTCGCTGGGCGCCTCGCTGCTCAACAAGTTCGAGCTGGCGCTCTGCTGGGACGCGCGCTCGCTGCTCGTGCCGCCGCTGCTGCCCGAGCGGGAGCCGCGCTGCCCGCAGCTGGCGCTCAAGTCGCGCGCCTGGCCCGGcacgccgcgccgcgccgcgcccccCGCCGCCCTCTCCGCGCCCCGCGGGACCGACTCGCCGCTGCTCATAC AGGACGGCGGCGGCGTGGCGGTGTCGGCGCGCGCGGGGGGGCGCGGCGTGCGGCGCCTGCTGCTGCTGTCCTACGTGCCGCGCGGCTTCTGGGCGCGCCTGTGTGCGCGCGTGCTGGCCGACCCCGCGCTGGCGCAGCACGCCCCCGCGCTGTACTGCGCGCCCCGCGAG ATGGATATCGACGAGAGCGTGGCGAAGGCTCTCGATTTCAACTGGTCGTGGAAGCTCTGGAAGACCGGCCTCAAGCTGGTGTGCGGGGAGCTGGTGCTGCTGGCGCTGCGCGAGCTGCCGCCGCGGTACGACCCCCTCCTGGGGGCCGTCGGGGACGAGGACGAGCCCGACGAGCTCTACCACTCGATCAGGTTCCGCGTGCGCGCGGAGGGCACGTGGAGCGAGCTGGACGTGCAGTCCTCGGCGTGCGTGGAGCTGCTGCTGCCCGCGCAGGTTTGCGTGGTGCGACGGGACGACGGCCTGCCGCTCGCCGGCTGTCAG AGTCTCAGTCTGGAACCGAACCCCGAAGTGTTGACGAAGGTGCTAGCTTTGGTGTCCGACCATGTGGACTTGTTGCTCGAAGATTGGTACCCATCCCTTG GTACCCGCTTTGTGCACACGTCGGAGGGGCGCTGCCTGATCACCCGCGTGGCGCCCTGCCCCGCGTGCCTCACCGACGCACAGAACGAGGCGCACGACTCGCACCACGCGCACCAACACGAGCACGACAAACACTTCGCACAG GTTTTCAAAAGGTTAGAGCTCGGTAGCGTCGAGCCGCGGCGTCTGCGGCTCTCCGAAGAGTCGCGAGCGTCGGATGGCGACAGTGGAGTAGGAGCAGAGTCCAACA CGTCGTCTCGCATGGGCTCGTCCGAGGGCGTCTGCAGCAGTCCGGCGCTCGTGGCCACGTGCTGGACGCTGGAGGAGTGCGTGCTGGCCGCCTGCACGTCCGCCCCCCTGCGCTGTCCGCATCACCCCGACGTGCAGCTGGCCGACGTGGCACCCGACACG CTCCTTCTGGACGTGGAGGAGGAAAAACGTGCCCGCTGGGAGCACATCACTCGCACGGCCGTCGCCGGTCGCGGAGCCTTCGGTACCGTCCTCACTGGGACGTGGCGGCGTCCCGGGGCGAAGCCCTGCCCCGTCGCAGTGAAGGCGCTCCAGCCCGTGGCCCCGCCCTCCGCTCACGACTTGGCGGCTATGCAGGCGTATAAG GCGGCCGTGTCCCGCTGGGAGCGCGACGCGCAGGGCGGCGCGTGCCGCGCGTACTGCGGGCTGCGCCAGGAGCTGGGCATCCTGTCGCGCCTGCGCCACCCGCACGTGCTGCCGCTGCTGGCCGCGTGCGCCGCGCCGCTGGCGCTGCTGCTGGCCGAGGCGCCGCGGGGCTCGCTGGAGGGCGCGCTGCGGCGCTACCGCGGCTGCGGCGCGCGCGTGGGCGTGCGGGCGGCCGGCGCGCTGGCGCTGCAGGTGGCGCGCGCGCTGGAGTACCTGCACGCGCAGCGGGTGCTCTACCGCGACCTCAAG TCGGAGAACGTGCTGGTGTGGTCGCTGCCGTCGCCGCAGGAGGCCGAGGAGGCGGAGTTCGGGCCCGACCCCATCGACGTGCACGTCAAGCTGGGAGACTACG GTATATCCCGTCTCGCCCCACCGTCTGGGACTAAGGGCTTCGGCGGTACGGAGGGCTTCATGGCGCCCGAGATCATGAGGTACAACGGAGAGGAGGAATATACCGAGAAg GTCGACTGCTTCTCGTACGGGATGCTGCTCTACGAGATCTTCACGCTGCGACAGCCGTTCGAGGGCCACGAGGCGGTCAAGGAGGCCGTGCTCGAAGGAGCCCGGCCGCCGCTGTCGCCCAGG GACCTGGAGTACCCGTGCAGCATGCTGGAGACCATGCGGCGCTGCTGGAGCGGCGCGCCCGAGCTGCGGCCGTCGGCGGCGGCGCTCACGGCCGTGTGCGCGGCGCCCGAGTGGCGCGCGCTGCAGGACGCCGCCGCCGCCAggcccgcgcgcgccgccgccgccgccgcgctgcgCCTGCCcggcgcgcccgccgccgccgccgccgacgTGTGGTACGCCGGCGCCGAGCCCGAGCGCGCGCACTCGCTCACCGCCACCGCCGCCGCCTTCGCGCACCACCACACGCTGCGCGTGCCGCCCG ACAATGCGGAGCCGGTGCTGGTGACGGCCATGTGTCGCGTGGGCGCCGACATGTGGCTCGGAGACTCCGTCGGCAGAATATTCGTCTACAC CATATCGACGTGCGCGCTGTCGTGGAGCGTCCGCCTGCAGGACGTGGTGGGCGGAGCGCCCAGTGCCGTCGCGGACTTGCAGCTGCTCGCACCGCTACCTAAGGTCGCCGTCGCGCTCGCGTGTGGCAG ACTGTTTCTGGTGACGTCGGAGCGGCCGGAGGAAGAGGGCAGCTTCGTGCTGACAGAGCTCGGCGCGGCCACCGAGCTGAGCTGCCTGGCCGCGGTGCCGGCCGAGGACGG CGTGGAGGTGTGGGCGGGGGGCCCCGAGCTGCACGCGTACGCCGTGCGCGCGGAGGGCGTGAGCGCGGCCGAGCAGCTGCGCGCGCCGGCGCGCCTGGCGCTGCTCTGCGCCGCGCCGCTCGCGCGCACCGTGCtcgccgccgcgcgcgccg ACGTGTTCGTGTACGCGTGGTGCGCGCGCACGCGGAGCCCCACGGCGCGCCTCGACTGCAGCAAGCTGGTGCCCTGCTCCGAGAGCCTGCAGTCCATCGCCATCGACGAGCACCTCGGAGCGGAGCGCTGCATG GTGACGGCGCTGGCGGCGCTGGGCGAGCAGGCGCTGGTGGGCACGGCGTGGGGCTGCGTGGTGGTCGCGCACGCCGCCTCGCTGCGGCCGCTCACCGTGTTCCGCCCCTACGAGGAGGAG GTGCGCGCGATCGTCCCGCTGCCGCCGTGCGGCGACCGCCGGCAGACGCAGCTCGTCACCTTCGGCGCCGGGTACCGCCCGCTGCTGCAGAGATACGCACCAGCGCAG TCGAACAACACGACGACTTACTCCGGCTTCTACTGCTTGCTCTGGAACGCACAGCACTGGCTGCCGGACTAG